One part of the Desulfonema ishimotonii genome encodes these proteins:
- a CDS encoding UPF0236 family transposase-like protein: protein MTIRSLHGKFVFGVCRFCGIENGKEIYPTWFGLTSQFPDGYVSSRLREFSAFYSNRLSYAGVAELLRRVCGDSVLSGAGIREIVAGKASEINRAIGKEVADLLSDRKPSVFPVINAEVAVYDRKTEETLIFDDGIQVKKQKTTRKKAADRPSENSTGEKRRKERINTDVIILEKSEGGFDYMTALTDEKGDECVPLKDVVRSRLLREYGGRRNPLNIVAITDGAKNIRLRLREIFGFPVTLILDWYHLCKKVREHMSMISRNRDEKSAHMGFLIHHLWRGNTAEALNYMKSEIIPKNEKRLADLITYIEKHRHEIIDYELRKSVGKTIGSGRVEKACDQVVGFRQKKKGMSWGKVGSRALATLKIAELNGRWDALWKITDRSEAANNCLC, encoded by the coding sequence GTGACAATCCGGTCGCTTCACGGGAAATTCGTTTTCGGAGTCTGCCGTTTCTGCGGAATTGAAAACGGTAAGGAGATTTATCCGACATGGTTCGGGCTGACAAGTCAGTTTCCCGACGGCTATGTGAGCAGCCGCCTCAGAGAATTTTCCGCCTTTTACAGTAACCGGCTGAGCTATGCCGGAGTGGCAGAGTTGCTGAGACGTGTCTGCGGGGACAGTGTGCTGAGCGGTGCGGGAATCCGTGAGATTGTTGCCGGGAAAGCTTCCGAAATAAACAGGGCAATCGGAAAGGAGGTTGCCGACCTGTTGTCAGACAGAAAACCGTCGGTCTTCCCTGTCATAAACGCCGAAGTCGCCGTTTATGACAGGAAAACAGAGGAAACTCTTATTTTCGATGACGGCATTCAGGTAAAAAAACAGAAAACCACCCGGAAAAAAGCGGCAGACAGGCCATCGGAAAATTCCACCGGGGAAAAAAGGCGGAAAGAGCGCATAAATACCGATGTGATAATTTTGGAAAAATCGGAAGGGGGATTCGATTATATGACAGCTCTGACCGATGAAAAGGGTGATGAATGCGTACCTCTGAAAGATGTGGTCAGAAGCCGGCTTCTCAGGGAATACGGCGGAAGGCGGAACCCTCTGAATATCGTGGCGATAACTGACGGGGCAAAAAATATTCGCCTGAGGTTAAGAGAAATATTTGGTTTTCCGGTAACACTTATTTTGGATTGGTATCACCTTTGTAAAAAGGTAAGGGAGCATATGAGCATGATTTCCCGGAACAGGGACGAGAAATCTGCCCATATGGGATTTCTGATTCACCATCTGTGGCGGGGGAATACGGCAGAAGCTCTTAACTATATGAAATCAGAAATCATACCGAAAAATGAAAAGAGACTGGCCGACCTCATCACATATATTGAAAAGCACAGGCATGAGATCATTGATTACGAACTGAGAAAATCGGTCGGAAAGACAATAGGGAGCGGCAGAGTTGAAAAAGCCTGCGATCAGGTCGTCGGATTCCGGCAGAAAAAGAAAGGCATGAGCTGGGGAAAAGTCGGAAGCAGGGCTCTGGCAACCCTGAAAATTGCCGAACTGAACGGTCGGTGGGACGCTTTGTGGAAAATCACCGATCGCTCGGAAGCTGCAAATAACTGTCTGTGCTGA
- a CDS encoding transposase family protein: MTVCAEKKNCPHRIIYRRRIFVENAIGGMKRFNILNFVFRNKKENFGDDVIALCAGLWNMMIID; encoded by the coding sequence ATAACTGTCTGTGCTGAAAAGAAAAATTGTCCTCACAGGATTATTTACAGGAGGAGAATATTTGTCGAAAATGCAATCGGAGGAATGAAGAGATTTAATATTCTGAATTTTGTATTTAGAAATAAGAAAGAGAATTTTGGTGATGATGTCATTGCTTTGTGCGCCGGACTCTGGAATATGATGATTATTGATTGA
- a CDS encoding AEC family transporter — MFRQFLSVFAQVIIPVFGLVMISYVAGPKLKLEARTLSRTAYYLFIPAFVFDIFSKTRIEAALVARMAGYITVVHLLCVGVAILIAKLLKRPRDVVGGYILIAIFGNVGNFGLSLIDFRLGKAALVPATFYFIVLSFLSFVIGISAASWARGGGIRAVLSVFRTPALIAFALAALTNVFALPVPLFVTRMAGLLGQAMIPVMLVVLGLQMAATGRIRITADMCAASAVRLLIGPLMAFLLAFPFGITGTELATGILQSGMPAAIITTIIAIEYDLVPEFVTHTVLFSTIVSFFSLTLLLSLI; from the coding sequence ATGTTCCGACAATTCCTTTCCGTCTTTGCACAGGTCATTATCCCGGTATTCGGCCTGGTGATGATCAGCTATGTGGCCGGGCCGAAGCTGAAGCTGGAAGCCCGGACCCTTTCCCGGACAGCCTACTATCTCTTTATCCCGGCCTTTGTTTTCGATATTTTCAGCAAAACCCGGATCGAAGCCGCGCTGGTCGCCCGGATGGCCGGATATATCACGGTGGTTCACCTCCTCTGCGTGGGGGTGGCCATTCTTATTGCCAAACTCCTCAAAAGGCCCCGTGACGTGGTGGGCGGCTACATTCTGATCGCCATTTTCGGAAATGTCGGCAACTTCGGCCTCTCCCTGATCGACTTCCGGCTGGGAAAAGCGGCCCTGGTCCCCGCCACATTCTATTTTATCGTTCTCTCATTCCTCTCCTTTGTCATCGGCATCAGCGCGGCAAGCTGGGCACGGGGCGGCGGCATACGGGCGGTTCTGTCGGTTTTCAGGACACCGGCCCTGATCGCCTTTGCCCTGGCCGCCCTCACCAATGTCTTTGCGTTACCGGTGCCCCTTTTTGTCACCCGGATGGCGGGCCTGCTCGGTCAGGCCATGATTCCGGTCATGCTGGTCGTACTCGGCCTTCAGATGGCCGCAACAGGCCGAATCCGAATCACTGCCGATATGTGCGCCGCCAGCGCCGTGCGCCTGCTGATCGGTCCGCTTATGGCCTTTTTACTCGCGTTCCCCTTCGGCATCACCGGGACTGAGCTGGCCACCGGCATATTGCAGTCCGGTATGCCCGCGGCCATTATCACCACCATTATTGCCATTGAATACGACCTGGTTCCCGAATTTGTAACGCACACCGTTCTGTTCTCCACGATTGTCAGCTTTTTCAGCCTCACCCTCCTGCTATCGCTGATTTGA